AATAGCATTCGTGTTTGGAGTAAGCTTGTATAAACGACACAAATGCCTTGGTGCCCTTCTGAAAGACATCACGGTCCTTCACAGCAATTTCTTGAACATTTGGTAGAACATTTGGCACCTCTTCTTCAACACTATACTCTTGCAATGGCACCTGCAAATAACGCGAAAAAACATTGTAGATTCTATAAACAGGATTATCCTTCACTTCAAACTTCTGCAGAACTGCAATAACGAAATAACATAGTATATGAAAGTGCTCTAGGCCATACATGCCACGCATGCCTCATTGCAAAATCCATGTTGTGAAGATCATTAATAAGAAATTTGTTAGTTACCTTCTGGTTAATCTTGATAAATTCCACATAGGTATCTTCCGTCGGCAACAAAAAGACGAGAGCGCTTCCCTCGTTACCGATCCTGGCAGTCCTTCCACACCGGTGAACGAAGGCGCTCGCTGAACTAGGTGGATCGTACTGTATGACCCAGTGAACCTGGGGTATGTCGATTCCACGGGCCATAACGTCTGTACATACTAGAACACCCCTGAAACAAAAGGAAACACTTCGGATCATAATGGTGGCTTCAAATACCATACTATCCAAACCTCTAGCCACACCACAAGGGCTGACCCCTGCCAACTTCAGTGGATTTCTTCAGGTATTTACTGCTCTGATaagagttttccttctccaaGACTGGTTGCCAACAACGGCTAACAAGGCCAGGCTCCTCCCCTCCTTGTTTTCTGACCCGAGCTCATCTGAAACGCTTTACCACGACTGTCACTACCGAGAGCCTCATGACATATGTTAAAGATTGTTACcttgtttttttcttgaatttgctGAAGACTTTGTTCCTCTTATCCTTCATTTTCCGATGTATACATAGAATTTCTGTCTGCTGCAATAACCTGAAAGACATTCAAGATTCAGTCAACAAAACGTTGGCCAAACACTCATCTAATAGCTAAAGTACAGGGAAGACGTACTTTCAGTGTTACTCACCGAGTCAGAACCACAGCAAAGTAATCCACGCATGCACACGTCCGGAAGAAGATCATGTGTTTCTCTTTTGGATGCGATCGAAGGAAATAAACAAGCTGATTAAACTTTTGGTCGGCTTCGCAAATCTGAAAGTGAAGGGGAGCACTTATAGTCAAAGTCACAAGTTCAGGTTcatattcaaaaatatttcagatACTTTAAAGAAACTGGGTGTTGTATTTCTCTTCCAATCCAAAGCCATGCAACAACTCCACTTTGGCATCCTGGAAACAATGATGCGAGCACAATATGCCAAATCAACATCGAAACTGTCATGACCCGGGGTGGACAGATGCTCATTTCAAGTTATATTTTCTTACTTGATAGTAATTGTTTAACGATGATGGTGTTCTCTGTTCTACGACAGCTGGCTGGTTTTTCTCCTTCACTGAAATTCTCACAGGATTTCTCAAACCGGCCCGAATCAGTGCCTCCACTTCTTGTGTTTGTGTGGCAGAAAAAAGGCCAGTTCGCCTCTGTTTTGGGAGGTAACTGAAGATCATGTTGAGGCTCTTTTCGAACCCCATGTCGAGTAATTGATCAGCTTCGTCCAAGACCAGGACTTCCTGAAATCaaattgatgataataatattgcATTCTTATATAGCGCGCACAGCGCTGGCTTTGTGGAAACATTGTTTGATATACATCATACACAAGGTACTTACCATAGCTTTAGCACTGGCAGCCAAGTTGAAACCAGGGGACACTCTACTGAACAGATCTTCCAATCTACCAGGTGTAGCCGTGATGATATGACCGCTAAAATGGGGAATAGAATCATTAGTCTCAAATGGCCAAAGCATGTTTATATTTGAGCGAACACTGCTTATGAGAAATTACCATTTGGAGCAGGACCTTGTCAAACATAACCTTTCTCAAGTTACTCAATATAACAGATCAATTTAAAATAAAATCTATTCAAGGATTAGCATTGATGATGGTAACACTCATTTTTAAACTCACCCTTTGCTTTTGAATGCATCTATGTCAGACTG
This is a stretch of genomic DNA from Lineus longissimus chromosome 2, tnLinLong1.2, whole genome shotgun sequence. It encodes these proteins:
- the LOC135503577 gene encoding ATP-dependent RNA helicase DDX55-like isoform X2, which translates into the protein MESEWRNLPVKFNKSVLKSLRQLRFQHATPVQASCIPLFMKNKDVAAEAVTGSGKTLAFLIPIIEILLRREEKLRKCDIGAIIIAPTRELANQIDEVLTNFLINVPEFTKLLFIGGNSPQSDIDAFKSKGGHIITATPGRLEDLFSRVSPGFNLAASAKAMEVLVLDEADQLLDMGFEKSLNMIFSYLPKQRRTGLFSATQTQEVEALIRAGLRNPVRISVKEKNQPAVVEQRTPSSLNNYYQICEADQKFNQLVYFLRSHPKEKHMIFFRTCACVDYFAVVLTRLLQQTEILCIHRKMKDKRNKVFSKFKKKTRGVLVCTDVMARGIDIPQVHWVIQYDPPSSASAFVHRCGRTARIGNEGSALVFLLPTEDTYVEFIKINQKVPLQEYSVEEEVPNVLPNVQEIAVKDRDVFQKGTKAFVSFIQAYSKHECYLIFRSKDLDFPKLAKGFGLMRLPKMPELKGKRLPEFDEKYRGFDFNSIPFRDKGREKQRQIELKKFQEGKVQRREKFNKKKAQTVPWSDQKQRKEKRKKRKEVKELKAQKRKVEEFDEGELDDLAADVRLMKKLKQGKISKEEFDEEFDDGSDVDETKT
- the LOC135503577 gene encoding ATP-dependent RNA helicase DDX55-like isoform X3, translated to MFSGCKSKSSKKKHIRAGQKKASCIPLFMKNKDVAAEAVTGSGKTLAFLIPIIEILLRREEKLRKCDIGAIIIAPTRELANQIDEVLTNFLINVPEFTKLLFIGGNSPQSDIDAFKSKGGHIITATPGRLEDLFSRVSPGFNLAASAKAMEVLVLDEADQLLDMGFEKSLNMIFSYLPKQRRTGLFSATQTQEVEALIRAGLRNPVRISVKEKNQPAVVEQRTPSSLNNYYQICEADQKFNQLVYFLRSHPKEKHMIFFRTCACVDYFAVVLTRLLQQTEILCIHRKMKDKRNKVFSKFKKKTRGVLVCTDVMARGIDIPQVHWVIQYDPPSSASAFVHRCGRTARIGNEGSALVFLLPTEDTYVEFIKINQKVPLQEYSVEEEVPNVLPNVQEIAVKDRDVFQKGTKAFVSFIQAYSKHECYLIFRSKDLDFPKLAKGFGLMRLPKMPELKGKRLPEFDEKYRGFDFNSIPFRDKGREKQRQIELKKFQEGKVQRREKFNKKKAQTVPWSDQKQRKEKRKKRKEVKELKAQKRKVEEFDEGELDDLAADVRLMKKLKQGKISKEEFDEEFDDGSDVDETKT